A window of Haloarcula marismortui ATCC 43049 genomic DNA:
GTAATTAAAGCATTTCTGCAGACACACCAATTCTTACACCAATACCGATTACAGAAGCTAATATATCTTGCAGAGTTGATGTACCGTGAAAAACACGAAGGACGTCCGCTGACTGAGGCTGAATATAAGCCGTATATGTACGGTGCATACTCCGAAGATGTCGATGATACGCTCTCTGAATTAAGAGGTGATCCAGAGGTGAAAGCAGAGAATCAGCATAGGTATCGGAATAGCAAAACAACCTACAAAGGCGAAATAGAGGATCTGGACATCCCTAGTGATGTCGAAGACCTCGTTGAGGTAGTTACAAATATGACCAGACGTATGAGTAGCGACGATCTTGCTCAGTGGAGTAAATCTACCTATCTCTTTGACGAGACAGACTACAATGATGAGATGGAGTTTGAGAAATATCTAAGCGCGATACGCGAAGGAGAGGTTGAGCCGGATTGGAAAAAAATCAGCTAATATCGAAATCCGCCAAGAGAGCTACGGTACAAAGAGATACCATCTTAAAATA
This region includes:
- a CDS encoding Panacea domain-containing protein; amino-acid sequence: MSVEESGSDVGSDKDPPVSLQEVIKAFLQTHQFLHQYRLQKLIYLAELMYREKHEGRPLTEAEYKPYMYGAYSEDVDDTLSELRGDPEVKAENQHRYRNSKTTYKGEIEDLDIPSDVEDLVEVVTNMTRRMSSDDLAQWSKSTYLFDETDYNDEMEFEKYLSAIREGEVEPDWKKIS